A single window of Nicotiana tomentosiformis chromosome 1, ASM39032v3, whole genome shotgun sequence DNA harbors:
- the LOC104096584 gene encoding F-box/WD-40 repeat-containing protein At3g52030 isoform X2: MDPSATTSSPRQPFTAGTATAKKKKKKTTAEFLSHDVLCIIFSFLDLFQLIRCSAVSTSWRKAINKLKLNQTEYFKQRYNDPNGLQDASSSQRSLSEQAEQLAMERHALALQRAPASVIQWKGHSVGVNQCRMKMGKVLTGVGDKVVGLVGTRICIWNRTETRNVFSSRENLFTKGLCMRYVDPEAVIGCEDGKVRVFDLYSRKCSQIIKMHEGPVTCLAFTDDQLLVSGSSLGTLSLSDLSSDQRVVLLGSTFSAGIKTLCFNPSSYMVFAGSTAGNVSCWDLRKTNRSLWETRVSPNVVYSMHHLRNDTSTLVVGGIDGVLRIVDQVTGEVISRCIMDDSSTVLHRSTERFGTVQIESKKLKRLSEDDRIDLMPRASRPQITCLAVGMEKVVTTHNDKYIRVWKFRK; this comes from the exons ATGGACCCAAGTGCAACGACGTCAAGTCCCCGGCAGCCGTTCACCGCGGGCACGGCAAccgcgaagaagaaaaagaagaaaacaacaGCAGAATTCCTCAGCCATGACGTCCTGTGCATCATCTTCTCCTTTCTCGACTTATTCCAGCTTATTCGCTGCTCCGCCGTTTCCACTTCTTG GAGAAAagccataaataaattaaaattaaatcaAACAGAATACTTCAAGCAACGGTATAATGATCCTAATGGCCTCCAGGACGCTTCTTCCTCTCAGAGATCATTGAGTGAACAAGCGGAGCAACTAGCTATGGAACGACACGCATTGGCTTTACAAAGAGCTCCAGCTAGTGTTATTCAATGGAAAGGTCATTCAGTTGG GGTTAATCAGTGCAGAATGAAGATGGGAAAAGTCCTTACCGGTGTGGGTGACAAG GTTGTTGGTTTGGTTGGCACCCGTATATGCATCTGGAATCGTACGGAGACAAGAAATGTATTTTCCTCACGTGAGAACTTATTTACAAAGGGCCTCTGTATGCG TTATGTAGATCCGGAAGCTGTGATTGGATGTGAGGATGGAAAGGTTCGTGTATTTGACCTATACAGCAGAAAGTGTTCCCAAATAATAAA GATGCATGAGGGGCCTGTTACTTGCTTAGCTTTTACTGATGACCAATTGCTTGTTAGTGGTTCCTCTCTTGGCACCCTATCACTATCGGATCTTTCTTCTGATCAGCGGGTTGTTCTGCTTGGATCAACCTTTTCTGCAG GGATCAAGACTTTGTGTTTCAACCCTAGCTCCTATATGGTGTTTGCAGGATCAACTGCTGGAAATGTCTCTTGTTGGGACCTCAG GAAGACAAACAGAAGTCTATGGGAAACACGAGTGTCTCCTAATGTTGTTTATTCTATGCATCACCTTAGAAACGACACTTCAACATTGGTGGTTGGTGGAATCGATGGTGTGTTAAGAATTGTCGACCAGGTAACTGGTGAAGTAATTTCGAGATGCATAATGGATGATAGTAGCACTGTTTTACATCGTTCAACAGAGAGATTTGGAACTGTCCAAATTGAGAGCAAGAAACTGAAAAGGCTCTCTGAAGATGATCGAATTGATCTTATGCCAAGAGCTTCccggccacaaatcacatgtttAGCTGTTGGGATGGAGAAAGTTGTTACTACACATAATGATAAGTATATCAGAGTTTGGAAATTCAGGAAATGA
- the LOC104096584 gene encoding F-box/WD-40 repeat-containing protein At3g52030 isoform X1 produces the protein MDPSATTSSPRQPFTAGTATAKKKKKKTTAEFLSHDVLCIIFSFLDLFQLIRCSAVSTSWRKAINKLKLNQTEYFKQRYNDPNGLQDASSSQRSLSEQAEQLAMERHALALQRAPASVIQWKGHSVGVNQCRMKMGKVLTGVGDKVMRLWSAESCKCLDEYFLVDKAPLIDFDFDEGKVVGLVGTRICIWNRTETRNVFSSRENLFTKGLCMRYVDPEAVIGCEDGKVRVFDLYSRKCSQIIKMHEGPVTCLAFTDDQLLVSGSSLGTLSLSDLSSDQRVVLLGSTFSAGIKTLCFNPSSYMVFAGSTAGNVSCWDLRKTNRSLWETRVSPNVVYSMHHLRNDTSTLVVGGIDGVLRIVDQVTGEVISRCIMDDSSTVLHRSTERFGTVQIESKKLKRLSEDDRIDLMPRASRPQITCLAVGMEKVVTTHNDKYIRVWKFRK, from the exons ATGGACCCAAGTGCAACGACGTCAAGTCCCCGGCAGCCGTTCACCGCGGGCACGGCAAccgcgaagaagaaaaagaagaaaacaacaGCAGAATTCCTCAGCCATGACGTCCTGTGCATCATCTTCTCCTTTCTCGACTTATTCCAGCTTATTCGCTGCTCCGCCGTTTCCACTTCTTG GAGAAAagccataaataaattaaaattaaatcaAACAGAATACTTCAAGCAACGGTATAATGATCCTAATGGCCTCCAGGACGCTTCTTCCTCTCAGAGATCATTGAGTGAACAAGCGGAGCAACTAGCTATGGAACGACACGCATTGGCTTTACAAAGAGCTCCAGCTAGTGTTATTCAATGGAAAGGTCATTCAGTTGG GGTTAATCAGTGCAGAATGAAGATGGGAAAAGTCCTTACCGGTGTGGGTGACAAG GTCATGCGTCTCTGGTCAGCAGAAAGCTGCAAATGTTTGGATGAATATTTCCTTGTCGATAAAGCCCCTTTAATTGATTTTGATTTTGACGAGGGCAAG GTTGTTGGTTTGGTTGGCACCCGTATATGCATCTGGAATCGTACGGAGACAAGAAATGTATTTTCCTCACGTGAGAACTTATTTACAAAGGGCCTCTGTATGCG TTATGTAGATCCGGAAGCTGTGATTGGATGTGAGGATGGAAAGGTTCGTGTATTTGACCTATACAGCAGAAAGTGTTCCCAAATAATAAA GATGCATGAGGGGCCTGTTACTTGCTTAGCTTTTACTGATGACCAATTGCTTGTTAGTGGTTCCTCTCTTGGCACCCTATCACTATCGGATCTTTCTTCTGATCAGCGGGTTGTTCTGCTTGGATCAACCTTTTCTGCAG GGATCAAGACTTTGTGTTTCAACCCTAGCTCCTATATGGTGTTTGCAGGATCAACTGCTGGAAATGTCTCTTGTTGGGACCTCAG GAAGACAAACAGAAGTCTATGGGAAACACGAGTGTCTCCTAATGTTGTTTATTCTATGCATCACCTTAGAAACGACACTTCAACATTGGTGGTTGGTGGAATCGATGGTGTGTTAAGAATTGTCGACCAGGTAACTGGTGAAGTAATTTCGAGATGCATAATGGATGATAGTAGCACTGTTTTACATCGTTCAACAGAGAGATTTGGAACTGTCCAAATTGAGAGCAAGAAACTGAAAAGGCTCTCTGAAGATGATCGAATTGATCTTATGCCAAGAGCTTCccggccacaaatcacatgtttAGCTGTTGGGATGGAGAAAGTTGTTACTACACATAATGATAAGTATATCAGAGTTTGGAAATTCAGGAAATGA
- the LOC104096593 gene encoding serine carboxypeptidase-like 40 translates to MGKITFFFLLFTLFLSHFVASSLGKRQSDVLGKFYKAKQKKDSSIDKSQFKAALNHVDLDKVILPQEGQKEKDWIKKLPGQPPVKFHQYGGYVTVNESAGRALYYYFTEAENSKSLPLLLWLNGGPGCSSIAFGAMEELGPFRVHSDGKTLYRNHYAWNLAANVLFLESPAGVGFSYTNTSSDFNSTGDKRTANDNVVFLLNWLERFPEYKNRDFYISGESYAGHYVPQLAHAILHLNKRSNKTLINLKGIIIGNAVINEDTDNVGMYEYFASHALISDQTFLDIQKYCYSDFYNEEKCNKAGAVSDNNTDNLDIYNIYFPLCHDGNLTKHPKLPFTLQFDPCSDNYIYAYLNRRDVQEALHANVTNISYDWEACSDPLFYNWKDSPLTIIPLLEESLANGVRVWIFSGDTDGRVPVTSSKRSIKAMDLTVDKPWRSWLYGGEVGGYIETYKGGLTLATVRGAGHEVPSYQPARALSLISHFLSGTPPPGDA, encoded by the exons ATGGGAAAAATCACTTTCTTCTTCCTACTTTTTACCCTCTTTTTGTCACATTTTGTTGCTTCAAGCCTTGGAAAGAGGCAAAGTGATGTTCTTGGAAAATTTTACAAGGCTAAGCAAAAGAAAGATTCATCCATTGACAAGAGCCAGTTTAAGGCAGCCCTTAACCATGTAGATTTAGACAAAGTTATTCTACCTCAAGAGGGACAGAAAGAAAAAGATTGGATCAAGAAATTGCCAGGACAACCACCAGTAAAATTCCACCAATATGGTGGCTATGTGACTGTCAATGAATCTGCTGGTCGTGCCTTGTATTATTACTTTACTGAAGCTGAGAATTCCAAGTCATTGCCCCTTCTTCTTTGGCTTAATGGAG GTCCTGGCTGTTCGTCTATTGCATTTGGAGCCATGGAGGAACTCGGACCTTTTAGAGTTCACAGTGATGGAAAAACATTATACAGGAATCATTATGCATGGAATCTTG CTGCAAATGTATTGTTCTTGGAGTCTCCTGCTGGAGTAGGATTTTCTTATACAAATACAAGCAGTGACTTCAACTCAACTGGAGATAAGAGAACAGCTAATGATAATGTTGTATTTTTACTGAATTGGCTCGAGCGATTTCCCGAGTACAAGAACAGAGATTTTTACATTTCTGGTGAAAGCTATGCTGGTCATTATGTACCTCAATTGGCACATGCAATTCTTCACCTTAACAAGCGCTCCAACAAGACTCTTATCAATCTAAAAGGAATTATC ATTGGGAATGCAGTGATCAATGAAGATACAGATAACGTAGGAATGTATGAATACTTTGCTTCTCATGCCCTAATTTCAGATCAAACTTTCCTTGATATCCAGAAATATTGTTACTCCGATTTCTACAACGAGGAAAAGTGCAACAAGGCAGGTGCAGTTTCAGACAACAATACCGATAATCTTGACATCTACAACATTTATTTTCCCCTGTGCCACGACGGCAATCTCACCAAACACCCTAAATTACCTTTT ACATTGCAGTTTGATCCCTGCTCCGACAATTACATTTATGCTTACTTGAATAGGCGGGATGTTCAAGAGGCACTCCACGCTAATGTCACCAATATCAGCTATGATTGGGAAGCTTGCAG TGATCCTCTTTTTTACAATTGGAAAGATAGTCCGTTGACTATAATTCCTCTCCTCGAAGAGTCTTTGGCAAATGGTGTTCGAGTATGGATTTTTAG TGGTGATACAGATGGAAGAGTACCTGTAACTTCATCAAAGAGATCAATAAAGGCAATGGACCTTACGGTAGACAAACCTTGGCGCTCTTGGTTGTATGGAGGAGAG GTTGGAGGATACATAGAAACATACAAAGGAGGACTAACATTAGCAACAGTAAGAGGGGCAGGACATGAAGTTCCGAGTTACCAACCTGCTAGAGCCCTTTCTCTTATTTCTCACTTCCTTTCTGGTACACCACCTCCAGGAGATGCTTAA